One window from the genome of Eucalyptus grandis isolate ANBG69807.140 chromosome 7, ASM1654582v1, whole genome shotgun sequence encodes:
- the LOC108958343 gene encoding calmodulin-binding protein 60 C-like: MAKRASASSSSGQPSQPKRPRVAPTDQPWNGSKRNLMLWSCSTEEDAQRVCGEEPEHAKSHLTEYCQRVDGRSTRINEVRNLWLQFQTKLSDPLFTRKKLRGDGGARISVALINENTGDVVTSGLESSLKLDVVVLEGDFNKDDEDDWAHEEFENFMVKERQQKGLLLMGDLQETLNGGVGELGELIFTDNSS, translated from the exons ATGGCGAAGAGAGCTTCGGCCTCCTCTTCTTCAGGTCAACCAAGTCAACCCAAGAGGCCGCGCGTCGCTCCAACCGA CCAACCATGGAACGGATCCAAGAGGAATCTCATGCTGTGGAGCTGCTCGACAGAGGAGGATGCCCAGAGAGTG TGTGGAGAAGAGCCGGAACATGCAAAATCTCACTTGACCGAATACTGTCAAAG GGTTGATGGTAGATCTACAAGAATAAATGAAGTGAGGAACTTATGGCTTCAATTTCAAACCAAACTGTCAGATCCCCTGTTTACTAGAAAGAAACTACGAGGAGATGGGGGTGCTCGCATTTCTGTTGCCTTGATCAATGAGAATACAGGGGATGTCGTTACATCAGGCCTGGAATCCTCCCTTAAGTTGGACGTCGTTGTGCTTGAAGGTGACTTCAAcaaagatgatgaggatgattgGGCTCATGAAGAGTTCGAGAACTTCATGGTTAAAGAACGTCAACAAAAGGGGCTGCTTTTGATGGGAGATCTCCAAGAAACGCTCAATGGAGGTGTTGGGGAGCTGGGAGAACTGATATTTACTGACAACTCCAGCTAG